The Pseudoliparis swirei isolate HS2019 ecotype Mariana Trench chromosome 16, NWPU_hadal_v1, whole genome shotgun sequence genome includes a window with the following:
- the cdh19 gene encoding cadherin-7 produces MGIAEERAVRVSMASVLAVVTVFSLIPGGVLSDTRGTQGVEAQQLAQGSTHLHRRLKRGWIWKQLFVPEEDPTPRVIGQLKTDYDRGELSIKYILSGEGAGDAFEIDEYSGEIWALKKLDREEKAFYVLRAQAINRRSNEPEEPESEFIIKVQDINDNAPQFQNEPYVSSIPEMCPTGTTVAQVTATDADDPMFGNNAKLIYSVLQGEPYFSVEPKTGTIVTSWPNMDREAREQYLVVVQVEDMLGLGGGYSASTTVTVSLTDVNDNGPTFQHHLYTFSVPENAPVGTAVGRIMARDGDTGINARMTYSLEDLEESSTFIIETDPVTQEGLVLLAKPLDYETKRRFVMAAEAVNDHVDTRFLPLDEFRDRTTLKIMVEDVDEPPVFLSAPHEWKIHENAAVGTVVGSVDARDTDAVDNPVRYSIDKRSDAAKAFRIDPNNGTITVAKALDRETDDWHNVTVEARETTLNHLSSSAVVFVKVLDINDNVPQLARDYRPFICEGTQAGELIQLLGVVDPDDPVGGHHFYFSMVSEEHINPNFTIRDNQDNTAGIVARRSSFTRRDRTHYLLPVVVTDSGSPPLSSTSTLTISVCSCQPAGHCPTGGVEALALSMGVSMRTLLGLLVCLVTLAALSLLMLAVRRHRRKQRGGSQVEAKDLELPETVSQKVLYYGEAAGGGRRADRDFRRPAVPLRRHPRRRERRLRREDVRASIRMSLRESHLIGPDDDVFRQFILDRLAEADQDAHAPPFDCLRTYAYEGAGSPTGSLSSLESFALELEPEQPVCSPRPFVVKLTPWCGGGEEDTIF; encoded by the exons ATGGGGATCGCAGAGGAGAGGGCAGTGAGAGTGAGCATGGCGAGTGTTCTGGCCGTGGTCACGGTCTTTTCTCTGATTCCTGGCGGCGTGCTGAGCGATACGAGAGGCACTCAGGGTGTGGAAGCCCAACAATTGGCCCAAGGGTCCACTCATCTGCACCGTCGCCTGAAGAGAGGCTGGATCTGGAAACAGCTGTTTGTCCCCGAGGAAGATCCCACTCCTCGTGTTATTGGCCAG CTCAAAACCGACTACGACCGAGGTGAGCTTTCCATCAAGTACATACTGTCGGGTGAAGGGGCCGGAGACGCGTTTGAGATCGACGAGTATTCCGGGGAGATCTGGGCTCTGAAGAAGCTCGACCGGGAGGAAAAGGCTTTCTACGTCCTCCGGGCCCAGGCTATCAACAGGAGGTCCAATGAACCCGAGGAACCCGAGTCGGAGTTCATCATCAAGGTGCAGGACATCAATGACAATGCCCCGCAGTTCCAGAACGAACCGTATGTGTCCAGCATCCCTGAGATGTGTCCAACTG GGACCACAGTGGCCCAGGTGACGGCCACAGACGCCGACGATCCCATGTTCGGAAACAACGCCAAGCTCATCTACTCCGTCCTCCAGGGGGAGCCCTACTTCTCCGTGGAGCCGAAGACGG ggaCCATCGTGACGTCGTGGCCCAACATGGACCGCGAGGCCAGAGAGCAGtacctggtggtggtgcaggtggaggacatgctCGGTCTCGGCGGCGGTTACTCCGCCTCCACCACCGTCACCGTCAGCCTGACGGACGTCAACGACAACGGGCCCACCTTCCAGCACC ACCTCTACACCTTTTCCGTCCCCGAAAATGCGCCGGTGGGCACCGCGGTGGGCCGGATCATGGCTCGGGATGGAGACACCGGGATCAATGCCAGGATGACCTACagtctggaggacctggaggagagctCCACCTTTATCATCGAAACGGACCCGGTGACGCAGGAGGGACTGGTTCTGCTCGCCAAG CCTTTGGACTACGAAACCAAAAGGCGATTCGTCATGGCCGCCGAGGCGGTCAACGACCACGTGGACACTCGTTTCCTGCCTCTGGACGAGTTCAGGGACAGGACGACGCTCAAGATCATGGTGGAGGACGTGGACGAGCCGCCCGTCTTCCTGTCGGCGCCCCACGAGTGGAAAATCCACGAAAACGCCGCCGTGGGAACCGTGGTCGGCAGCGTCGACGCCAGAGACACCGACGCCGTCGACAACCCTGTCAG ataTTCGATTGACAAAAGGAGCGATGCCGCGAAAGCTTTCAGAATAGACCCAAACAATGGAACTATAACTGTCGCTAAAGCTTTGGATCGGGAGACGGACGACTGGCACAATGTGACCGTTGAAGCTCGGGAAACGA CGCTCAACCATTTATCCTCCTCCGCGGTGGTGTTCGTCAAAGTGCTGGACATAAACGACAATGTGCCGCAGCTGGCGAGAGATTACCGGCCGTTTATCTGCGAGGGAACACAGGCGGGAGAA ctCATTCAGCTGCTCGGTGTCGTCGACCCCGACGACCCCGTCGGAGGACACCACTTCTACTTCTCCATGGTCTCTGAGGAGCACATCAATCCAAACTTCACCATCAGAGACAATCAAG ACAACACGGCCGGCATCGTGGCACGCAGGAGTTCCTTCACACGCAGGGATCGGACCCACTACCTCCTGCCCGTCGTGGTGACGGACAGCGGCTCGCCGCCGCTCTCCAGCACCAGCACGCTGACCATCAGTGTGTGCAGCTGCCAGCCCGCTGGACACTGTCCCACAGGGGGGGTGGAGGCCCTCGCCCTGTCCATGGGGGTCAGCATGCGGACCTTGTTGGGGCTCCTGGTCTGCCTCGTCACACTCGCAG CGCTGTCGCTTCTCATGCTGGCGGTGAGGAGGCACAGGCGGAAGCAGCGGGGGGGATCGCAGGTGGAGGCGAAGGATCTGGAGCTGCCGGAGACGGTGTCGCAGAAGGTGCTGTATTACGGAgaggcggcgggcggcgggcggcgggccGACCGGGACTTCCGCCGCCCCGCCGTCCCATTGCGCCGCCACCCGAGGAGGCGggagcggaggctgcgccgggAGGACGTCAGGGCGAGCATACGCATGTCCCTCAGAGAATCCCACCTCATCGGGCCGGACGACGACGTCTTCCGGCAGTTCATCCTGGACCGGCTGGCTGAGGCGGATCAGGACGCTCACGCTCCTCCGTTCGACTGCCTGAGGACGTACGCCTACGAGGGGGCGGGGTCCCCCACGGGGTCCCTGAGCTCACTGGAGTCCTTCGCTTTGGAGCTGGAACCTGAGCAACCCGTTTGTAGTCCCAGACCCTTCGTGGTTAAACTCACCCCGTGGtgcgggggaggagaggaagacaccATCTTCTGa